A DNA window from Theobroma cacao cultivar B97-61/B2 chromosome 5, Criollo_cocoa_genome_V2, whole genome shotgun sequence contains the following coding sequences:
- the LOC18598768 gene encoding nucleolar protein 10, whose product MKKLKMKRKTMMDYEIDEQSQEFLALHPMASKKQPSLVVEHFEPVMDNKDQITSDSDVSEASQSSDDFPVNHKSKRKKSQGPRMYEVKDKRHAEAFWNNVSLAKEDSLPMGERVKALQGDQRVSGLPSGVKLGSGGSRQISFISRSSAKNKEDEEKLTRREKRGVQLLGLKPDRSMFGGRGRGRGRGRRGRR is encoded by the exons atgaagaagctgaaaatgaaaagaaagacaaTGATG GACTATGAAATTGATGAGCAATCACAAGAGTTTCTTGCTTTACATCCAATGGCTTCCAAGAAGCAACCATCTTTGGTTGTGGAACATTTTGAACCTGTCATGGATAACAAGGATCAGATAACAAGTGATTCTGATGTCTCAGAAGCATCGCAATCATCAGATGACTTTCCTGTCAATCATAAGAgtaaaagaaagaagtcaCAAGGTCCAAG AATGTACGAAGTTAAAGATAAGCGGCATGCAGAAGCATTTTGGAATAATGTTTCACTGGCCAAGGAAGATTCTCTTCCTATGGGAGAGAGGGTGAAGGCTCTCCAAGGTGACCAAAGGGTGTCGGGTTTACCAAGTGGCGTGAAGTTGGGGTCAGGAGGGTCACGAcagatttcttttatttccagAAGTTCAGCCAAAAACAAGGAGGATGAGGAGAAATTGACTCGGCGTGAGAAGAGAGGAGTTCAGTTATTAGGTCTGAAGCCAGATAGATCAATGTTTGGAGGCCGAGGTAGAGGGCGTGGGAGAGGAAGGAGAGGCAGGAGGTGA